A single region of the Malus sylvestris chromosome 8, drMalSylv7.2, whole genome shotgun sequence genome encodes:
- the LOC126632599 gene encoding putative disease resistance RPP13-like protein 1, translating to MFIFLQLDVDDSDFISLSLRHCKHSASHSLKSINPPPPPLILSPTGAVQAAMQRRTQIHCHRDDQNIEPIPTQPLILNLFWFMKILTTRIVILGLLSRIVMWGGSRSCGFSGRSYREGDLGCGECSCTSSSSTWSLSLPVWLLLPLPSSLFQTLSSFRFLSVDDSVVTMAELVGGAFLSSFLSVLFDRLASRPVLDFISGKKNELLMRELKLKLLTADKLVDDAEEKQMTIPTVRKWLDDLKEAIYCVGELLDEIKSEALRRQLEGEHGHSPAASSSTSGISRSESNPSSPSDEFHNSLEPKISNIMGVLNLILNERDVHGLKEGVQHRPQERTRQTSSRVDESAVFGREKDKKRILEALRLNDPTGPKIGVLPIVGMGGIGKSTLAQLVYKDVKGDFDVQAWVSVGGEIDILQIAQTIYGKIRDETCKITDLDRLSEKLEEVLTGKKFLFVLDDVWNEDYLLWNNLMTHFNSCGVHGSKIIVTTRHRSIASITGTLSTHDLQGISEDDSWLLFAKHAFTEDSVITAHPYLEVIGRKIVNKCLGLPLAIKSLGGLLHSVLNRREWEKIWKSDLWELPNYEVLPALRLSYQYLPPHLKRCFAYCAIFPKGYNFQRSTLISWWMAEDLLQPHGKEAMEDVGSDYFDILVSGSFFQHSLDELGMLCFTMI from the exons ATGTTCATCTTCCTCCAACTAGACGTCGACGATTCAGACTTCATCTCTCTCAGTCTCCGCCATTGCAAGCACTCCGCCTCCCATTCCCTCAAATCAATTAATCCTCCGCCTCCGCCTCTCATTCTGAGCCCCACTGGAGCCGTACAGGCCGCGATGCAGCGCAGGACCCAAATTCACTGCCACAGAGACGACCAGAACATTGAGCCCATTCCGACCCAACCCCTCATCCTCAATCTCTTTTGGTTTATGAAGATATTGACGACGAGGATCGTAATTTTGGGGTTATTGAGTCGAATTGTGATGTGG GGGGGTAGTAGGTCGTGTGGGTTTTCAGGTAGGTCGTACAGAGAAGGGGATCTGGGTTGCGGGGAG TGCTCCTGCACCAGCTCCAGTAGCACATGGTCATTATCATTGCCTGTCTGGTTACTGCTCCCactcccttcctctctctttcaaACTCTTTCATCTTTCAGATTCCTATCCGTCGACGACTCAGTTGTGACCATGGCTGAGTTGGTAGGCGgagcttttctctcttctttcctctctgTTTTGTTCGACCGGCTAGCTTCCCGTCCCGTCCTCGATTTCATCTCTGGGAAGAAAAACGAGCTGCTCATGAGAGAGTTGAAGCTCAAGTTGCTCACCGCTGACAAGCTGGTTGACGATGCCGAGGAGAAGCAGATGACAATCCCGACCGTGAGGAAGTGGCTCGACGATCTCAAAGAAGCTATCTACTGTGTAGGAGAGTTGCTGGACGAGATCAAATCTGAAGCTCTTCGACGCCAGCTGGAAGGTGAGCATGGCCATTCTCCTGCAGCTAGCAGCAGCACAAGCGGGATCTCGAGATCAGAGTCCAACCCTTCTTCTCCGTCCGATGAATTTCACAACTCTCTTGAACCGAAGATATCAAACATTATGGGGGTGTTAAACCTCATTCTCAATGAAAGAGACGTTCATGGTCTAAAAGAAGGAGTTCAACATAGGCCACAAGAAAGAACTCGTCAAACTTCTTCTCGGGTCGATGAGTCTGCCGTCTTCGGAAGGGAAAAGGACAAAAAAAGGATCCTTGAAGCCTTACGTTTGAATGATCCGACTGGCCCTAAGATAGGAGTGCTTCCCATCGTGGGCATGGGAGGGATCGGGAAGTCCACCCTTGCTCAACTTGTGTACAAAGATGTCAAGGGTGACTTTGATGTCCAAGCATGGGTTTCTGTCGGAGGAGAAATTGATATTCTTCAAATAGCACAAACAATATATGGGAAGATCAGGGATGAAACTTGCAAGATCACAGATCTGGATCGGCTTTCTGAAAAATTGGAGGAGGTTTTGACAGGAAAAAAGTTCCTCTTCGTTCTTGATGATGTCTGGAATGAGGATTATCTTCTCTGGAATAACTTGATGACTCACTTCAATAGCTGCGGAGTACACGGAAGTAAGATCATTGTCACAACACGCCACAGAAGCATTGCATCTATCACTGGGACTCTTTCAACGCATGATCTACAGGGAATATCCGAGGACGATTCTTGGTTGTTATTTGCAAAGCATGCCTTCACGGAAGACAGTGTTATTACTGCCCATCCGTATCTTGAAGTCATTGGAAGGAAAATTGTTAACAAGTGTCTAGGCCTTCCTTTAGCTATAAAATCATTAGGGGGCCTGTTACACTCTGTTTTGAATCGAAGGGAATGGGAAAAGATATGGAAGAGCGACTTATGGGAGTTGCCAAATTATGAGGTTTTGCCGGCTCTACGGTTAAGTTACCAATATCTACCTCCGCATCTCAAACGTTGTTTTGCTTATTGTGCAATATTTCCTAAAGGTTACAACTTTCAACGTTCAACGTTAATTTCATGGTGGATGGCCGAAGACCTTTTACAACCCCACGGGAAGGAGGCAATGGAAGATG